Proteins encoded by one window of Bradyrhizobium sp. B097:
- a CDS encoding EAL domain-containing protein, with product MAGRKWQAGGKNSIPARAVLCLIAAVVPVGAARAASAAFAPSTYLGDLDPGVVWELLIGSVVVASFLGAVGLWILSALRKAKRAQLRRNAFVSSALNHLNQGVVMTDARERIVFCNDRYLDIYGLSRADIRRNMTGTELLELRRDRGVLDISAEDFFARAAAPDGLVTELPGGRSVLVKYFPLPNGGSVATHLDCTDQRKLSRKLASTTQFLESVLDNVPVCVAAKNIEDGRYIFANRAFERFSRFSRDHIVGKRADEIFRPETAVSIDTADRAALDAPEGYHRSEFFVERGSERRILASNRVIARNEAGDPEFLIALFEDVTDRRSLSRELENNKKFLELVVDNIPVSLIVQRVSDGRYLLANRSAETILNRRREDAAGLTASDIFNAREAKLIVARDEAAIRKRSMIAEEHPISTKDGLRLFLTRRMTVLDDHGEPQYLIKTHEDVTDRRQTESRMAHMAYHDGLTDLPNRAAFLQALTQMIEACDGTDEEFAVLCVDLDGLKEINDVYGHAMGDKVLIEVAQRLQTVARGGVVARLSGDEFGLIIDGRQPAAGIALAEQAAEALGEDFAIDGKSVRTGLTTGIAVFPHNGSDAASLLANSGAALFRAKAKSRGTISIFEPEMDQQIRDRRVLHQELSVAIKNGELSLYYQPQAATGASVAGSHIIGFEALARWHHPQRGFVPPSDFIPLAEESGLIVEMGEWILREACREAASWAVPMQIAVNLSPAQFTHGDLVGLVHSILLETGLTPDRLELEITEGVLIEDFDRGLSLLRRLKALGVRISMDDFGSGYSSLSYLQAFPFDKIKIDRAFVINLGRNPQSAAIVRAVIDLGHGLEMSIVAEGVETEAQLSFLSEEGCDAVQGYLIGRPAPIGQFAALVGGDRLAETVRRAG from the coding sequence ATGGCTGGCAGGAAGTGGCAGGCGGGCGGGAAGAATTCGATTCCGGCAAGGGCCGTCCTTTGCCTGATCGCCGCCGTCGTGCCGGTCGGTGCAGCCCGGGCCGCCTCCGCCGCCTTCGCGCCGTCGACCTACCTTGGTGACCTAGATCCCGGTGTGGTCTGGGAGCTCCTGATCGGCAGCGTCGTGGTTGCCTCCTTCCTCGGCGCGGTCGGGCTGTGGATTCTTTCGGCCCTGCGCAAGGCCAAGCGCGCGCAACTGCGGCGCAACGCCTTCGTGTCGTCCGCCCTCAACCACCTGAACCAGGGCGTGGTGATGACCGATGCGCGCGAGCGCATCGTGTTCTGCAACGACCGCTATCTCGACATCTACGGCCTGTCGCGTGCCGACATCAGGCGCAACATGACCGGCACCGAGCTGTTGGAGCTGCGCCGCGACCGCGGCGTGCTCGACATCAGCGCCGAGGATTTCTTCGCCAGGGCCGCAGCGCCCGATGGGCTGGTCACCGAACTGCCCGGCGGCCGGTCGGTGCTGGTGAAATATTTTCCGCTGCCGAACGGCGGCTCGGTCGCGACCCATCTCGATTGCACCGACCAGCGCAAGCTGTCGCGCAAGCTCGCCTCGACCACGCAATTCCTCGAATCCGTGCTCGACAACGTCCCGGTCTGCGTCGCGGCCAAGAACATCGAGGACGGCCGCTACATCTTCGCCAACCGCGCGTTCGAGCGCTTCTCGCGCTTCTCCCGCGATCACATCGTGGGCAAGCGCGCCGACGAGATCTTCCGTCCCGAGACCGCCGTCAGCATCGACACCGCCGACCGCGCCGCGCTGGACGCGCCGGAAGGCTATCACCGCAGCGAATTCTTCGTCGAACGCGGCTCGGAGAGGCGCATCCTGGCCTCGAACCGCGTGATCGCCCGCAACGAGGCCGGCGATCCGGAATTCCTGATCGCGCTGTTCGAGGACGTCACCGATCGCCGTTCGTTGTCGCGCGAGCTCGAGAACAACAAGAAATTCCTCGAGCTCGTGGTCGACAACATCCCGGTGTCGCTGATCGTGCAGCGCGTCAGCGACGGCCGTTACCTGCTGGCCAACCGCAGCGCCGAGACGATCCTCAATCGCCGCCGCGAAGACGCCGCCGGGCTCACCGCGTCCGACATCTTCAATGCGCGCGAAGCCAAGCTGATCGTCGCCCGCGACGAGGCTGCGATCCGGAAGCGCAGCATGATCGCCGAGGAGCACCCGATCTCGACCAAGGACGGTCTGCGGCTGTTCCTGACCCGCCGCATGACCGTGCTCGACGACCATGGCGAGCCGCAATATCTGATCAAGACCCATGAGGACGTCACCGACCGGCGCCAGACCGAGTCGCGCATGGCGCACATGGCCTATCATGACGGCCTGACCGATCTGCCGAACCGCGCCGCCTTCCTGCAGGCGCTGACCCAGATGATCGAGGCCTGCGACGGCACCGACGAGGAGTTCGCCGTGCTCTGCGTCGACCTCGACGGGCTGAAGGAGATCAACGACGTCTACGGTCATGCGATGGGCGACAAGGTGCTGATCGAGGTCGCGCAGCGCTTGCAGACCGTGGCGCGCGGCGGCGTGGTCGCGCGGCTGTCCGGCGACGAATTCGGCCTGATCATCGACGGCCGGCAGCCGGCCGCCGGCATTGCGCTGGCCGAGCAGGCCGCCGAGGCGTTGGGTGAGGATTTCGCGATCGACGGCAAATCGGTGCGCACCGGCCTCACCACCGGCATCGCGGTGTTCCCGCACAACGGATCCGACGCCGCCTCGCTGCTGGCCAATTCGGGCGCGGCGCTGTTCCGCGCCAAGGCCAAGTCGCGCGGCACCATCTCGATCTTCGAGCCGGAGATGGACCAGCAGATCCGCGATCGCCGCGTGCTGCATCAGGAGCTGTCGGTCGCGATCAAGAACGGCGAATTGTCGCTCTACTACCAGCCGCAGGCGGCCACCGGCGCCAGCGTTGCGGGCAGCCACATCATCGGCTTCGAGGCGCTGGCGCGCTGGCACCATCCGCAGCGCGGCTTCGTGCCGCCCAGTGACTTCATTCCGCTCGCGGAAGAAAGCGGCCTGATCGTCGAGATGGGCGAATGGATTTTGCGCGAAGCCTGCCGTGAGGCCGCCTCCTGGGCGGTGCCGATGCAGATCGCGGTGAACCTGTCGCCGGCGCAGTTCACCCATGGCGACCTCGTCGGGCTCGTGCATTCGATCCTGCTCGAGACCGGGCTGACGCCCGATCGCCTCGAGCTCGAAATCACCGAGGGCGTGCTGATCGAGGATTTCGACCGCGGCCTGTCGCTGCTGCGGCGACTGAAGGCGCTCGGCGTGCGCATCTCGATGGATGATTTCGGCAGCGGCTATTCCTCGCTGAGCTACCTGCAGGCGTTTCCGTTCGACAAGATCAAGATCGACCGCGCTTTCGTCATCAATCTCGGCCGCAATCCGCAATCGGCCGCGATCGTCCGCGCGGTCATCGATCTCGGTCACGGCCTCGAAATGTCGATCGTCGCCGAAGGCGTCGAGACCGAGGCGCAGCTCAGCTTCCTCTCCGAGGAAGGCTGCGACGCGGTGCAGGGCTATCTGATCGGCCGGCCCGCCCCGATCGGTCAATTTGCCGCGCTGGTCGGCGGCGACCGGCTTGCCGAAACCGTGCGCAGAGCCGGGTAA